From the Lathyrus oleraceus cultivar Zhongwan6 chromosome 4, CAAS_Psat_ZW6_1.0, whole genome shotgun sequence genome, one window contains:
- the LOC127138302 gene encoding cytochrome b561 and DOMON domain-containing protein At4g17280 gives MSMAHMLRLTLALCVLTTVFFTCSAQTCKNQTFSNNKVFTTCRDLPQLTSYLHWSFDQTSGKLDIAFRHGGITSTNRWVAWAINPSNTLDPAMLGAQALVAIPQSNGSTKAYTSSIASTSTTLQEGPISYPVSGFSATYQNNEVTIFATLTLPNTTTSLVHVWQDGFLSSSDSTPQEHSHESSHQNSKEVLDLVSGTSQAVSGIGSRQRKRNTHGVLNAISWGILMPTGAVIARYLKVFKSADPAWFYLHITCQVSAYIIGLSGFGTGLKLGHDSEGITYDTHRAIAIVLVTFATLQVFALFLRPNKDHKFRLYWNIYHHVIGYATISLSIANVFKGFEALGDSVGDRYKNWKHAYIGIIGALGGIAVFLEAYTWMIVLKRKQVENKTSHAVNGANGYGSYASSTL, from the exons ATGTCAATGGCTCACATGTTGAGACTCACTTTGGCCTTATGTGTTTTAACCACTGTGTTTTTTACATGTTCAGCTCAAACATGTAAAAACCAAACATTCTCAAACAACAAAGTATTCACAACATGTCGTGATCTTCCGCAATTAACCTCGTATCTCCACTGGTCATTCGATCAAACCAGTGGCAAACTAGACATAGCATTCAGACACGGCGGAATCACTTCAACAAATAGGTGGGTTGCTTGGGCTATCAACCCCAGCAACACTCTCGACCCCGCCATGCTTGGAGCTCAAGCTTTGGTGGCTATTCCACAATCTAATGGAAGCACAAAAGCTTATACTTCATCCATCGCAAGCACAAGCACAACGTTGCAAGAAGGACCAATTAGTTATCCTGTTTCTGGTTTTTCTGCGACGTATCAGAACAACGAGGTTACTATTTTTGCGACTCTGACTCTTCCAAACACTACTACCTCGTTGGTTCATGTATGGCAAGACGGGTTTTTATCTTCTTCTGATTCGACTCCTCAAGAACATAGTCATGAATCTTCCCATCAAAACTCAAAGGAAGTCTTGGATCTTGTTTCTGGTACCTCCCAAGCTGTAAGTGGGATCGGTTCGCGtcaaagaaaaagaaat ACACATGGAGTACTAAATGCAATAAGCTGGGGAATCTTGATGCCAACAGGAGCAGTAATAGCAAGATATTTGAAGGTATTCAAATCAGCAGACCCAGCATGGTTCTATCTTCACATAACATGTCAAGTTTCAGCTTACATAATTGGATTATCTGGATTTGGAACTGGTCTCAAACTTGGTCATGACTCGGAGGGTATTACATACGACACACATAGAGCAATTGCTATTGTTCTTGTAACGTTTGCGACTCTTCAAGTATTTGCTCTGTTTTTGAGGCCAAACAAAGACCATAAATTTAGACTCTACTGGAATATCTACCACCATGTTATTGGATATGCAACCATAAGCCTTAGCATTGCGAATGTTTTTAAGGGGTTTGAAGCTTTGGGAGATTCTGTTGGGGATCGTTACAAGAACTGGAAACATGCTTACATTGGAATTATTGGTGCTTTGGGGGGTATTGCTGTCTTTTTAGAAGCTTACACGTGGATGATAGTATTGAAGAGGAAGCAAGTAGAGAACAAAACTTCACATGCTGTTAATGGTGCCAATGGATATGGATCATATGCTTCTTCTACCCTCTAG